The nucleotide window AACGGCCAGATGCGATGCGGAATGGTCGTGTTCCAGTACCAACTGCACGAGGTCCGAGCCGGTGACGGCGGGCTCTGCGTTATACCCGGAAGCCACAAAGCCAACTTCCGTTGTCCAGACGGGATTCGCCGCTGGGAGGAGGATCAGGACATCGTGCGCGATATCCCGTGCAACGCGGGAGACATGGTGATCTTCAACGAGGCGACACTGCATGGGACGCTGCCGTGGACGTCCGACCGGGAGCGCCGCTCGCTGCTCGTGCGCTATTCGCCGAAGTACCTCCACTTCGCCGGCGGATTCTACGAGACGTCGTTCCCGGAGTGGACGCAGGAACTGACAGAGGCGCAACGCGCAACGCTGGAGCCGCCGTACATCTACAATCGTCCCCTGATCGAAGACGACGGCGAGACCGTCGTGCGG belongs to Candidatus Poribacteria bacterium and includes:
- a CDS encoding phytanoyl-CoA dioxygenase family protein, whose amino-acid sequence is MTDREKFLFDLQGYLVVREFLSPEEVDALNRSVDANAHRIGEDGNSVTAGSTTLAGTHKRGIFTGMLTWDQPWSQPFRDLLAHRKAIPYLNAIHGRGWRIDHAPFILTGTRGAEGLVIHGSTAHHFDGSQYYTYANGQMRCGMVVFQYQLHEVRAGDGGLCVIPGSHKANFRCPDGIRRWEEDQDIVRDIPCNAGDMVIFNEATLHGTLPWTSDRERRSLLVRYSPKYLHFAGGFYETSFPEWTQELTEAQRATLEPPYIYNRPLIEDDGETVVR